A region from the Onychomys torridus chromosome 22, mOncTor1.1, whole genome shotgun sequence genome encodes:
- the Orai2 gene encoding protein orai-2 isoform X2, with protein MVEVQLETQYQYPQPLLIAFSACTTVLVAVHLFALLISTCILPNVEAVSNIHNLNSISESPHERMHPYIELAWGFSTVLGILLFLAEVVLLCWIKFLPVDAWAQPGSGRYTGWQAALVSTIIMVPVGLIFVVFTIHFYRSLVRHKTERHNREIEELHKLKVQLDGHERSLQVV; from the coding sequence ATGGTGGAGGTGCAGCTGGAGACGCAGTACCAGTACCCACAGCCCCTGCTCATCGCCTTCAGCGCCTGCACCACGGTGCTGGTGGCGGTGCACCTGTTCGCTCTGCTCATCAGCACGTGCATCCTGCCCAACGTGGAAGCCGTGAGCAACATCCACAACCTCAACTCCATCAGCGAGTCCCCGCACGAGCGCATGCACCCTTACATTGAGCTCGCCTGGGGCTTCTCAACCGTGCTGGGCATCCTGCTCTTCCTGGCCGAGGTGGTACTGCTCTGCTGGATCAAGTTCCTCCCCGTGGACGCCTGGGCCCAGCCGGGCTCCGGCAGGTACACAGGCTGGCAGGCCGCGCTGGTGTCCACCATCATCATGGTGCCGGTGGGCCTCATCTTCGTGGTGTTCACTATTCACTTCTACCGTTCCCTGGTGCGGCATAAGACCGAACGCCACAACCGGGAGATCGAGGAGTTGCACAAGCTCAAAGTGCAGCTGGATGGGCACGAGAGAAGCCTGCAGGTGGTGTGA